One window of Leifsonia sp. AK011 genomic DNA carries:
- the dnaE gene encoding DNA polymerase III subunit alpha — protein MLDGAARVGPLTKAAAEQGMPAIAVTDHGNMFGAYDFWKQATAAGLKPIIGTEAYITPGTHRSDKTRVRWGGQHQTQDDVGGSGAYTHMTLLSETNEGMHNLFRLSSLASIEGYYFKPRMDRELLQRYSRGVIATTGCVGGEVQTRLRLGQYAEARKAAGEFQDIFGKENFFAEIMDHGIDIERRTMTELLQLAKELGMPLVATNDLHYTHAHDATAHAALLCVQSASTLDDPNRFKFDSDEFYLKSASEMRSLFRDHPEACDNTLLIAERCNVAFNESANFMPRYPVPDGHTEASWFLEEVERGLERRYPNGISDEVRARADYEAGVITQMGFPGYFLVVADFIGWSKKNGIRVGPGRGSGAGSMAAYAMGITDLDPLVHGLLFERFLNPDRVSMPDFDVDFDDRRRGEVIRYVTEKYGDERVAQIVTYGTIKAKQALKDSSRVLGFPFGMGEKLTKAMPPPIMGKDMPLSGILDKTHERYKEAADFRGVIDTDMEAKKVFDTALGIENLKRQWGVHAAGVIMSSDPLIDIIPIMRREQDGQIVTQFDYPAAEALGLIKMDFLGLRNLTIIDDALDNIESNRGHRPVLEDLELDDPAAYELLGRGDTLGVFQLDGGPMRSLLKLMKPDNFEDISAVIALYRPGPMGANSHTNYALRKNGLQPITPIHPELEAPLADILDTTYGLIIYQEQVMAIAQRVAGFSLGQADILRRAMGKKKKSELDKQYEGFEAGMKSNGFSDAAIKTLWDILLPFSDYAFNKAHSAAYGVISYWTAYLKAHYPAEYMAALLTSVGDAKDKLALYLNECRRMKINVLPPDVNESIGFFAAVGDDIRFGLGAVRNVGFSVVEQIRAARTEKGAFTSFHDFLRKVPIQVANKRTVESLIKAGAFDSLGATRRALLEIHEDAVDSAVSVKRNEANGQVGFDFDSLWDEPEAVDHVPQRPEWAKRDKLAYEREMLGLYVSDHPLAGLEVQLAKHASSTITEILGGDVAQDGEHVTIAGLITSVQHRVARNSGNQYGIATIEDFAGEISVMFLGKTYQEFSPALTNDAIVVVRGRVSVRDDGMNLHAVSMFTPDTGASLGSGPLVISVQEQRATTEVITALNDVLIRHRGENEVRLRLIRGDSARVFEVPYPVTVSADLYGELKSLLGPSCLG, from the coding sequence ATGCTCGACGGTGCGGCCCGCGTCGGCCCGCTCACCAAGGCTGCTGCCGAGCAGGGGATGCCGGCCATCGCTGTCACCGACCACGGCAACATGTTCGGCGCCTACGATTTCTGGAAGCAGGCGACTGCGGCGGGCCTCAAGCCCATCATCGGTACCGAGGCCTACATCACACCGGGCACCCATCGAAGCGACAAGACGCGCGTGCGTTGGGGTGGGCAGCACCAGACCCAGGACGACGTAGGTGGGTCCGGTGCCTACACGCACATGACTCTGCTCTCCGAGACCAACGAGGGCATGCACAACCTCTTCCGGTTGTCGTCGCTCGCGTCGATCGAGGGCTACTACTTCAAGCCGCGCATGGATCGCGAGCTGCTGCAGAGGTACTCCAGAGGCGTCATCGCGACCACCGGATGCGTCGGTGGAGAGGTCCAGACAAGACTCCGGCTCGGACAGTACGCCGAGGCGCGCAAGGCCGCGGGAGAGTTCCAGGACATCTTCGGCAAGGAGAACTTCTTCGCCGAGATCATGGACCACGGCATCGACATCGAGCGCCGCACCATGACCGAGCTGCTCCAGCTCGCCAAGGAGCTCGGGATGCCGCTCGTCGCGACCAACGATCTCCATTACACGCACGCCCATGACGCCACCGCCCACGCCGCGCTCCTGTGCGTCCAGTCAGCGTCGACTCTCGACGACCCCAATCGCTTCAAATTCGACTCGGACGAGTTCTATCTCAAGTCGGCGTCGGAGATGCGTTCACTCTTCAGGGACCACCCCGAGGCGTGCGACAACACCCTCCTCATCGCCGAGCGCTGCAATGTCGCGTTCAATGAGTCGGCGAACTTCATGCCGCGCTATCCCGTGCCGGATGGGCATACAGAGGCGAGTTGGTTCCTCGAGGAGGTCGAGCGCGGCCTTGAGCGCCGGTATCCGAACGGCATCTCCGACGAGGTGCGTGCGCGGGCCGATTACGAGGCTGGCGTCATCACGCAGATGGGGTTCCCCGGTTACTTCCTCGTCGTCGCCGACTTCATCGGGTGGTCGAAGAAGAACGGCATCCGTGTCGGTCCCGGTCGTGGTTCGGGAGCAGGCTCGATGGCCGCCTATGCCATGGGCATCACAGACCTCGATCCTCTCGTTCACGGGTTGCTCTTCGAGCGCTTCCTCAATCCCGACCGTGTCTCCATGCCCGACTTCGACGTCGACTTCGACGACCGTCGCCGCGGCGAGGTCATCCGCTACGTGACCGAGAAGTACGGGGACGAGCGCGTGGCCCAGATCGTCACGTACGGAACGATCAAGGCCAAGCAGGCGCTCAAGGACTCCTCGCGTGTGCTCGGCTTCCCCTTCGGCATGGGCGAGAAGCTCACGAAGGCAATGCCGCCGCCCATCATGGGCAAGGACATGCCCCTGTCGGGCATTCTGGACAAGACGCACGAGCGCTACAAGGAAGCGGCTGACTTCCGCGGCGTCATCGACACGGACATGGAGGCCAAGAAGGTCTTCGACACCGCCCTCGGCATCGAGAACCTGAAGCGCCAGTGGGGTGTGCACGCGGCAGGCGTCATCATGTCGTCCGACCCCCTCATCGACATCATCCCGATCATGCGTCGCGAACAGGACGGCCAGATCGTCACCCAGTTCGACTACCCGGCGGCTGAGGCTCTTGGTCTCATCAAGATGGACTTCCTGGGGCTGCGCAACCTCACGATCATCGACGACGCGCTCGACAACATAGAGTCCAACCGCGGGCACCGCCCCGTCCTCGAAGACCTCGAACTCGATGACCCGGCCGCGTATGAGCTACTCGGTCGCGGCGATACTCTTGGCGTGTTCCAGCTGGATGGTGGGCCGATGCGCTCGCTTCTCAAGCTCATGAAGCCCGATAACTTCGAGGACATCTCGGCCGTCATCGCTCTGTACCGCCCTGGCCCCATGGGTGCGAACTCCCACACGAACTACGCGCTGCGCAAGAACGGTCTGCAGCCGATCACGCCCATCCACCCCGAGCTCGAAGCGCCACTGGCCGACATCCTCGACACCACCTACGGCCTCATCATCTACCAGGAGCAGGTGATGGCGATCGCCCAGCGCGTGGCCGGATTCTCGCTCGGCCAGGCCGACATCCTCCGCCGCGCCATGGGTAAGAAGAAGAAGTCCGAACTCGACAAGCAGTACGAGGGTTTCGAAGCTGGCATGAAGTCGAACGGCTTCTCGGATGCCGCGATCAAGACGCTCTGGGACATCCTGCTGCCCTTCTCCGACTACGCGTTCAACAAGGCTCACTCCGCCGCGTACGGTGTGATCTCGTACTGGACTGCCTACCTCAAGGCGCACTATCCCGCCGAGTACATGGCCGCGCTCCTCACGAGCGTCGGCGATGCGAAGGACAAGCTCGCCCTGTACCTGAACGAGTGTCGCCGCATGAAGATCAACGTGCTACCCCCCGATGTCAATGAGTCGATCGGATTCTTTGCGGCAGTCGGCGACGACATCCGCTTCGGGCTTGGTGCGGTGCGCAACGTCGGTTTCTCAGTCGTCGAACAGATCCGAGCAGCGCGCACCGAGAAGGGTGCTTTCACGTCCTTCCACGACTTCCTGCGCAAGGTGCCCATCCAGGTCGCGAACAAGCGCACGGTCGAATCCCTCATCAAGGCGGGTGCGTTCGACTCGTTGGGTGCTACGAGGCGCGCTCTGCTGGAGATCCACGAGGATGCCGTGGATTCTGCGGTGAGTGTCAAGCGCAATGAAGCGAACGGTCAGGTCGGGTTCGATTTCGACAGCCTCTGGGATGAACCGGAAGCCGTTGACCACGTGCCACAACGTCCGGAGTGGGCCAAGCGTGACAAACTCGCCTACGAACGCGAGATGCTCGGACTCTACGTGTCCGACCACCCACTCGCTGGCCTCGAGGTGCAGCTTGCGAAGCACGCGAGTTCGACCATCACCGAGATACTCGGGGGTGATGTCGCGCAGGACGGCGAGCACGTCACGATCGCCGGACTCATCACGAGCGTGCAGCATCGGGTTGCCCGGAATTCGGGCAACCAGTACGGCATCGCGACGATCGAGGACTTCGCCGGTGAGATCAGCGTCATGTTCCTCGGAAAGACCTATCAGGAGTTCTCGCCGGCCCTCACCAACGATGCGATTGTGGTGGTTCGTGGGCGAGTGAGTGTGCGCGACGACGGGATGAACCTCCACGCGGTGAGCATGTTCACCCCGGACACCGGTGCGAGCCTCGGTTCCGGGCCACTGGTGATCTCCGTTCAGGAGCAGCGGGCCACCACTGAGGTGATCACGGCACTCAATGACGTGCTGATCAGGCACCGCGGCGAGAACGAGGTGAGGCTGAGACTCATCCGCGGCGACAGTGCCCGTGTTTTCGAAGTGCCGTACCCGGTCACGGTCTCCGCCGATCTCTATGGCGAACTCAAGAGCCTCCTCGGCCCGTCCTGCCTCGGCTAG